The following coding sequences are from one Eucalyptus grandis isolate ANBG69807.140 chromosome 11, ASM1654582v1, whole genome shotgun sequence window:
- the LOC108954977 gene encoding classical arabinogalactan protein 10, producing MASSSFACLLLFALLASSALAQSPAPSPSKSPAAAPTKSPPSAAPAPSPVATPPSPTPAPTPSHVSTPAPAPAPSTPKVPSPSPSSGASPGASPPAPPASGPGGATPPAPAASTPGTPSNNGPASLDRVAIAGSMAAAVVAGALLM from the coding sequence ATGGCCAGCTCGAGCTTCgcgtgcctcttgctcttcgcCCTCCTggcctcctccgccctcgctcAGTCCCCGGCGCCTTCCCCGTCGAagtcccccgccgccgccccgacCAAGTCCCCGCCGTCGGCCGCCCCGGCCCCGTCCCCGGTGGCGACCCCACCGTCCCCCACGCCGGCCCCCACGCCCTCCCACGTCTCCACGCCGGCCCCTGCCCCCGCGCCCTCGACCCCGAAGGTCCCGTCTCCGTCCCCGTCCTCCGGCGCGTCCCCTGGCGCGTCCCCGCCGGCTCCTCCGGCCTCTGGGCCCGGAGGGGCTACCCCGCCTGCCCCTGCTGCCTCCACGCCGGGCACGCCTAGCAACAACGGCCCGGCCTCTCTGGACAGAGTCGCGATCGCCGGATCCATGGCCGCCGCGGTGGTGGCCGGCGCGCTGTTGATGTAG